From Streptomyces sp. GSL17-111, one genomic window encodes:
- a CDS encoding carbohydrate ABC transporter permease: MATETPEAPRTAEDPQRPGGPAPGRRPPGPRATAAARARSARAARRRRRARPWLLLAPALLAVGALLLWPLGRVVWMSFQDYGLREIVSGRTNFTGTDNYAEILGSSYLWTTVLPNTVLFATACVVLTVVLGTLVALLLQRLGPFWRNLTAGTIMMAWAMPAVTGTYVWIWLFDPLNGAVLQTLGGLGLVDPAATNWFTGRFTFYAIATLNVVHHGFPFVAVTVFAGLLTIPRELTEAGIVDGANAWQRFWTITVPSIKPVFLVVVILSTIWDFKVFVQLYLMPGGNGANPQVLNLGVWSYVESFAQRQYGMGAAIAVLLTLLLLGITVGYVRALFSEGGAEKGDRL; the protein is encoded by the coding sequence TTGGCCACTGAGACCCCCGAGGCCCCCCGCACGGCCGAGGACCCGCAGCGGCCCGGCGGGCCCGCCCCCGGACGCCGCCCGCCCGGCCCCCGCGCCACCGCCGCCGCCCGCGCCCGCAGTGCCCGCGCGGCCCGCCGCCGTCGACGGGCCCGGCCCTGGCTCCTGCTGGCCCCCGCGCTGCTGGCCGTCGGCGCGCTCCTGCTGTGGCCGCTGGGCCGCGTGGTGTGGATGTCCTTCCAGGACTACGGCCTGCGCGAGATCGTCTCCGGCCGCACCAACTTCACCGGCACCGACAACTACGCCGAGATCCTGGGCTCGTCCTACCTGTGGACGACCGTCCTGCCCAACACCGTGCTGTTCGCCACCGCCTGCGTGGTCCTCACCGTCGTCCTCGGCACCCTGGTGGCGCTGCTGCTCCAGCGCCTCGGCCCCTTCTGGCGCAACCTCACCGCCGGCACGATCATGATGGCCTGGGCCATGCCCGCCGTCACGGGGACGTACGTGTGGATCTGGCTGTTCGACCCGCTGAACGGCGCCGTCCTCCAGACCCTCGGCGGACTCGGCCTCGTCGACCCGGCCGCGACCAACTGGTTCACCGGACGGTTCACCTTCTACGCCATCGCCACGCTCAACGTCGTCCACCACGGCTTCCCCTTCGTCGCCGTCACCGTCTTCGCCGGACTCCTCACCATCCCCCGCGAACTGACCGAGGCCGGCATCGTCGACGGAGCCAACGCCTGGCAGCGGTTCTGGACGATCACCGTGCCGTCCATCAAGCCCGTCTTCCTCGTGGTGGTCATCCTCTCCACCATCTGGGACTTCAAGGTCTTCGTGCAGCTCTACCTCATGCCCGGCGGCAACGGCGCCAACCCGCAGGTGCTCAACCTCGGCGTGTGGTCCTACGTCGAGTCCTTCGCCCAGCGCCAGTACGGCATGGGCGCCGCCATCGCCGTCCTCCTCACGCTGCTCCTCCTCGGCATCACGGTCGGCTACGTGCGTGCGCTGTTCTCCGAGGGCGGCGCCGAGAAGGGAGACCGCCTGTGA
- a CDS encoding DUF397 domain-containing protein has product MSTTELTWVKSSYSGSSGDNCVEVAVGHETVHVRDSKDTPRGPLTVSPDAWTAFTGLAADARV; this is encoded by the coding sequence ATGAGCACCACGGAACTGACTTGGGTCAAGAGCAGCTACAGCGGTAGCTCCGGCGACAACTGCGTAGAGGTCGCCGTCGGCCACGAAACCGTCCACGTCCGGGACTCCAAGGACACCCCACGCGGACCGCTCACCGTCTCCCCCGACGCCTGGACGGCCTTCACCGGCCTCGCAGCCGACGCACGCGTCTGA
- a CDS encoding carbohydrate ABC transporter permease produces MTANPARPVSPTRVGRPGRVGTAVATAALLAFTVLPVYWMVTSAVDPGANTRGADPLPSGVTWDHFRFVLDEGGFGRFLLNSALVGAGTILLAGLLALLAAVAVARHTFRLRTAVLVMVLIVQMVPLEALVIPLFVQMRNLQMLNSLLGLTVVYLAFSLPFAIWMLRGFVAAVPQEVEEAAYLDGCTWPRMFRSVLLPLVAPGLVATSVFSFIVAWNEFVFAFTFLQDDAKFTAAVGLHRFFGQHGNDWGPVMAGSTLITLPVLVFFVLAQRRLSGGLAAGAVKG; encoded by the coding sequence GTGACCGCGAACCCGGCGCGCCCGGTCAGCCCGACCCGCGTCGGCCGCCCCGGCCGCGTCGGGACGGCCGTCGCCACCGCCGCCCTGCTCGCCTTCACCGTCCTGCCCGTCTACTGGATGGTGACGTCCGCCGTCGACCCCGGCGCCAACACCCGGGGCGCCGACCCGCTGCCCTCCGGCGTCACCTGGGACCACTTCCGCTTCGTCCTCGACGAGGGCGGCTTCGGCCGCTTCCTGCTCAACTCCGCCCTCGTCGGCGCCGGGACGATCCTGCTCGCCGGGCTCCTCGCCCTGCTGGCCGCCGTCGCCGTGGCCCGGCACACCTTCCGGCTCCGGACGGCCGTCCTCGTCATGGTGCTCATCGTCCAGATGGTGCCGCTGGAGGCCCTCGTCATCCCGCTGTTCGTGCAGATGCGCAACCTCCAGATGCTCAACAGCCTCCTCGGCCTGACCGTCGTCTACCTGGCCTTCTCGCTGCCGTTCGCGATCTGGATGCTGCGCGGCTTCGTGGCCGCCGTCCCGCAGGAGGTCGAGGAGGCCGCCTACCTCGACGGCTGCACGTGGCCGCGCATGTTCCGCTCGGTGCTGCTGCCCCTGGTCGCCCCCGGCCTGGTGGCGACCAGCGTCTTCTCCTTCATCGTCGCCTGGAACGAGTTCGTGTTCGCCTTCACCTTCCTCCAGGACGACGCCAAGTTCACCGCCGCCGTCGGGCTCCACCGCTTCTTCGGCCAGCACGGCAACGACTGGGGGCCGGTCATGGCGGGCTCCACCCTCATCACCCTGCCCGTCCTCGTCTTCTTCGTCCTCGCCCAGCGCCGCCTGTCCGGCGGGCTCGCGGCGGGCGCCGTCAAGGGCTGA
- a CDS encoding DUF397 domain-containing protein, whose amino-acid sequence MSSTELPWFKSSYSGGGGGNCVEVAADHDAVHVRDSKDTPRGHLTISPAAWTAFTALATDARV is encoded by the coding sequence ATGAGCAGCACGGAACTGCCCTGGTTCAAGAGCAGCTACAGCGGAGGCGGAGGCGGCAACTGCGTAGAGGTCGCCGCCGACCACGACGCCGTCCACGTCCGGGACTCCAAAGACACCCCACGCGGCCACCTCACCATCTCCCCCGCCGCATGGACCGCCTTCACCGCACTCGCAACCGACGCACGGGTCTGA
- a CDS encoding sugar ABC transporter substrate-binding protein: MRKCLRRSAAALVTALSLTLAACGGGAADDDDTLTVWIMEGTNPDSKPFFAEVGRAFTERTGAELDVQYVPWPDAHDKFTKAMAGGTTPDVAEVGTTWTAEFADAGALADLTDRSRDAGLDEDMVPALRTAGTYEDKLYGVPWYAGVRALLYREDVFERHGLAAPTDWPELREVARTLKREEPDMLPFPVVGDSEYVLDAFVWGAGGDLATQGGGGWTSAISAPASLRGLEFYTSLATEDGTSAEAATTWDEADLVAGITGGKVAMAVAGSWTPATIVADSPELKGKLAAAPIPGPEGGMSPSFLGGSHLSVFNAAPDQDLAWEFVELMTSERYAARWAEQSGYFAGRASLVEQAAEEGGPLVAPFARQMRDAGRTVPVTPAYGQIQGKKTLAQMMQSILSGRKSVEEAARAAAADMDRSFGH; the protein is encoded by the coding sequence ATGAGGAAGTGCCTCCGGCGGAGTGCCGCCGCCCTGGTCACCGCCCTGTCGCTCACCCTGGCGGCCTGCGGCGGTGGCGCGGCCGACGACGACGACACACTGACCGTGTGGATCATGGAAGGTACCAACCCCGACTCGAAGCCCTTCTTCGCCGAGGTCGGCCGCGCCTTCACCGAACGCACCGGCGCGGAGCTCGACGTCCAGTACGTCCCCTGGCCCGACGCGCACGACAAGTTCACCAAGGCGATGGCGGGCGGCACCACGCCGGACGTCGCCGAGGTCGGCACCACGTGGACGGCCGAGTTCGCCGACGCCGGAGCCCTGGCCGACCTCACCGACCGCAGCCGGGACGCGGGCCTGGACGAGGACATGGTGCCCGCCCTGCGCACCGCCGGGACCTACGAGGACAAGCTCTACGGCGTCCCCTGGTACGCCGGTGTGCGGGCCCTCCTCTACCGCGAGGACGTCTTCGAACGGCACGGGCTCGCCGCCCCCACCGACTGGCCGGAACTGCGCGAGGTCGCCCGCACGCTGAAGCGCGAGGAACCGGACATGCTGCCCTTCCCCGTCGTCGGGGACAGCGAGTACGTCCTCGACGCCTTCGTCTGGGGCGCCGGCGGAGACCTCGCGACCCAGGGCGGCGGCGGCTGGACGTCGGCCATCAGCGCCCCCGCCTCGCTGCGCGGCCTGGAGTTCTACACCTCCCTCGCCACCGAGGACGGTACCTCCGCCGAGGCCGCCACCACCTGGGACGAGGCCGACCTCGTCGCCGGGATCACCGGCGGCAAGGTCGCCATGGCCGTCGCCGGAAGCTGGACCCCGGCCACGATCGTCGCCGACAGCCCCGAATTGAAGGGCAAACTCGCCGCCGCCCCCATCCCGGGCCCGGAGGGCGGCATGAGCCCCTCCTTCCTCGGCGGCTCCCACCTCAGCGTCTTCAACGCCGCGCCCGACCAGGACCTTGCCTGGGAGTTCGTCGAACTGATGACCTCCGAGCGCTACGCCGCCCGCTGGGCCGAGCAGTCCGGCTACTTCGCCGGACGCGCCTCCCTCGTGGAACAGGCCGCCGAAGAGGGCGGACCGCTCGTCGCCCCCTTCGCCCGGCAGATGCGCGACGCGGGCCGCACCGTCCCCGTCACCCCCGCCTACGGGCAGATCCAGGGCAAGAAGACGCTCGCCCAGATGATGCAGTCCATCCTCAGCGGCAGGAAGAGCGTCGAGGAGGCGGCCCGCGCCGCCGCCGCCGACATGGACCGGTCCTTTGGCCACTGA
- a CDS encoding DUF1275 family protein produces MTGPPRPRVLAGLLVLTATSGMVDVVGFLALGRVFCALTTGNVLFLGLAPAGEPTARGDDHGARAAGVRGLFREGHGTRAERRNWALAVVSLGAGAAAGGLLLEVAVSVPIAVAAGCAAVVAMVCVPGRTTAAGR; encoded by the coding sequence GTGACGGGTCCGCCCCGGCCGCGCGTACTCGCGGGGCTCCTGGTGCTCACCGCGACGTCCGGGATGGTGGACGTCGTGGGCTTCCTCGCGCTCGGCCGGGTCTTCTGCGCCCTGACGACGGGCAACGTGCTCTTCCTCGGGCTGGCGCCGGCGGGTGAGCCAACAGCTCGCGGTGACGACCACGGGGCTCGCGCTGCTGGCGTTCGTGGGCTGTTCCGCGAGGGGCACGGCACCCGGGCGGAGCGGCGGAACTGGGCCCTGGCGGTGGTGAGCCTGGGCGCCGGTGCGGCGGCCGGTGGGCTGTTGCTGGAGGTGGCGGTCAGTGTCCCGATCGCCGTGGCCGCCGGGTGCGCGGCGGTGGTCGCGATGGTGTGCGTGCCCGGACGCACGACGGCGGCGGGCCGCTGA
- a CDS encoding glutamate synthase subunit beta, translated as MADPKGFLTTDREGARTRPVEERVKDWNEVYVPGSLLPIISKQAGRCMDCGIPFCHNGCPLGNLIPEWNDYAYREDWEAASERLHATNNFPEFTGRLCPAPCESACVLGINQPAVTIKNVEVSIIDKAWDNGDVTPQPPERLSGKTVAVIGSGPAGLAAAQQLTRAGHTVAVYERADRVGGLLRYGIPEFKMEKRHINRRIEQMRAEGTKFRTGVEIGRDLSATDLRRRYDAVVIAAGATTARELPVPGRELNGVHQAMEYLPLANKVQEGDFVAPPITAEGKHVVVIGGGDTGADCVGTAHRQGAASVTQLEIMPRPGEDRAPHQPWPTFPMLYKVTSAHEEGGERVYSVSTTHFEGDENGDVQWLHLIEVEFVDGKPTQKEGTERRIPAQLVTLAMGFTGTDQENGLVRQFGLAMDERGNINRDADYGTNIDGVYVAGDAGRGQSLIVWAIAEGRSAARGVDRYLTGSSALPSPVKPTDRALTV; from the coding sequence ATGGCTGACCCCAAGGGCTTCCTGACCACCGACCGTGAGGGTGCCAGGACGCGGCCGGTCGAGGAGCGGGTCAAGGACTGGAACGAGGTCTACGTCCCCGGCTCCCTGCTGCCGATCATCAGCAAGCAGGCCGGCCGGTGCATGGACTGCGGCATCCCGTTCTGTCACAACGGCTGCCCGCTCGGGAACCTCATCCCCGAGTGGAACGACTACGCGTACCGCGAGGACTGGGAGGCCGCCAGCGAGCGGCTGCACGCGACGAACAACTTCCCGGAGTTCACCGGGCGGCTGTGCCCGGCGCCGTGCGAGTCCGCGTGCGTGCTCGGCATCAACCAGCCCGCCGTCACCATCAAGAACGTCGAAGTCAGCATCATCGACAAGGCGTGGGACAACGGTGACGTCACCCCGCAGCCGCCCGAGCGGCTCTCCGGCAAGACCGTCGCCGTCATCGGCTCCGGCCCGGCCGGGCTGGCCGCCGCCCAGCAGCTGACGCGCGCCGGGCACACCGTCGCCGTCTACGAGCGCGCCGACCGCGTGGGCGGGCTCCTGCGGTACGGCATCCCCGAGTTCAAGATGGAGAAGCGCCACATCAACCGGCGCATCGAGCAGATGCGCGCGGAGGGCACCAAGTTCCGCACCGGGGTCGAGATCGGCCGCGACCTGAGCGCGACGGACCTGCGCCGCCGCTACGACGCCGTCGTCATCGCCGCCGGCGCCACCACGGCGCGGGAGCTGCCCGTGCCGGGCCGCGAGCTGAACGGCGTCCACCAGGCCATGGAGTACCTGCCGCTGGCCAACAAGGTGCAGGAGGGCGACTTCGTCGCCCCGCCGATCACCGCCGAGGGCAAGCACGTCGTCGTCATCGGCGGCGGCGACACCGGCGCCGACTGCGTCGGCACCGCCCACCGCCAGGGCGCGGCGTCCGTCACCCAGCTGGAGATCATGCCCCGGCCGGGCGAGGACCGCGCCCCGCACCAGCCGTGGCCGACGTTCCCCATGCTGTACAAGGTCACCTCGGCCCACGAGGAGGGCGGTGAGCGGGTCTACTCCGTCTCCACCACCCACTTCGAGGGCGACGAGAACGGCGACGTGCAGTGGCTGCACCTGATCGAGGTGGAGTTCGTCGACGGCAAGCCGACCCAGAAGGAGGGCACCGAGCGGCGCATCCCCGCCCAGCTGGTGACCCTGGCCATGGGCTTCACCGGCACCGACCAGGAGAACGGCCTGGTCCGGCAGTTCGGCCTCGCCATGGACGAGCGCGGCAACATCAACCGCGACGCGGACTACGGCACCAACATCGACGGCGTCTACGTCGCCGGTGACGCCGGGCGCGGCCAGTCGCTCATCGTGTGGGCCATCGCCGAGGGCCGCTCCGCGGCACGCGGCGTGGACCGCTACCTGACCGGCAGCAGCGCGCTGCCGTCTCCCGTCAAGCCGACGGACCGGGCTCTGACCGTCTGA
- a CDS encoding DUF6226 family protein, whose translation MDTHALLAAVADRFAVTGAATPPWPDPHPERTAPREEEYARCSAPERYRILAARAEAWTQALTAAGLASAHRAACDAGLWRRHAALDGGGHRAG comes from the coding sequence ATGGACACGCATGCGCTGCTCGCGGCGGTGGCGGACCGCTTCGCCGTGACGGGGGCCGCCACTCCCCCGTGGCCCGACCCGCACCCGGAGCGCACGGCCCCGCGCGAGGAGGAGTACGCGCGTTGCTCGGCGCCGGAGCGGTACCGCATCCTCGCGGCCCGTGCCGAGGCGTGGACCCAGGCGCTGACGGCGGCCGGGCTGGCGTCGGCCCACAGGGCCGCGTGCGACGCGGGGCTGTGGCGTCGCCACGCGGCGCTGGACGGTGGTGGCCACCGGGCCGGGTGA